In the Corynebacterium jeikeium genome, CTAGCTACGTCCCGGGCACATCCTCAAAGGCGCAAGTCCAGGTGCTGGACCTGGACGAGTTGGGCGAAGCACTCCTGGCGGGTTACATCACCGCCGACGAAGCCCGCCGAGCGCTGGATTCCACGCAGCGGCTGCTGGATGGGCTGCACGAACACGGCAGCGTGGCCGATTGGCTGGCCGCCCAGGGCGTCCAACTTCGTCGCACTGCCTAAGCCAGCCACGAGTTAAAACAGACTAGTACCTCGGGCGCTTCTCGCAACCTACGCCATCGCCGTCACGGTCAAAGCGGCTAGAGAAACCTGCATCCCTCTGGTAGATCGGACGCCCCAAACGATTCCAAACGTCTTTACAGTTCTGGTAGTAGACGTTCTGCGCACGCGCTGGAGCCGGGCGCTTAGCCGGAGCCGGGCGCTTAGCTGGAGCCGGCTTGGCAGCAACGGGCTTCTTAGTTGGTGCCGGCTTAGGCGCCTTCTTCACTGGCACCTTCTTTGCCGGCGCAGGTTTTGCCGGAGCCTTCTTCGCCGGAGCGGGAGGCGCAGGCGGATTAGGGATCAAGCCGGGCAGAGGATTGGGGATCAGTCGGGACTGAACCGCCCAGTTCACACCCGCAGCAATCAAAGCACCCACCGCAAGGCTTCCGACAATCGCACCAATAACCGTCTTCAAGTCAGTGGATCCAACTGGCTTGGAGCTTAGCTCTGCACCCTGCGGGTCATCGGAGGGGTTCTGACCATCTTCAGAACCATTCTCCTTGCCCTTACCTTCACCCTCGTCCGTGCCAGGATCCTTCACCTCGGGATTGGGTGCCCCTTGAGAGGAGGAATCTACTGGAATACCCGCTGCATTATCCTGTGCAGCAGCTGGGGAAATACCGCCCATGACCAGGCTGACCGAAAGCGCAGCCACGATTACTTTTTTCATCATGACGTAAGAATAGACCGCTTTCTAACTCCGCTCTAAGCAAGAGCTTAAGAAGGGGTAGTTTTTTTACTACCCCTACCGCTACGCCAGGATCTGGCGGCCCATCACCATACGGCAGATCTGGTTGGTGCCCTCGTAGATCTGGGTGATCTTCGCATCGCGCATCATGCGCTCCAGCGGGAAGTCGCGGGTGAAGCCGTAGCCGCCGAGCAGCTGGACGGCGTCCACCGTGACCTCCATGGCCACGTCGGAAGCAAATGCCTTGGAGCCTGCCGCCATGAGGCCCAGCTTGGCACCATCCTCAGCCACGCCGCGCTCCGCGTTGGAAGCCGCGGTGTAGATCATCAGGCGGGCGGCGTCGATCTTCATCTTCATGTCAGCCAGCATGAACTGGGTGTTCTGGAAGTCGGCGATCGCCTTGCCGAACTGCTTACGCTCCTTCACATACGCAACGGCCTGGTCGAACGCACCCTGGGCGATACCCAGAGCCTGCGCGCCGATGGTCGGGCGGGTGTGATCCAGGGTCTGCAGAGCGGTCTTGAAGCCAGTGCCTTCCTCGCCGATCATGCGGGAAGCCGGAACGCGGCAGTCCTCGAACAAAAGCTCGGCCGTGGGGGAACCCTTGATGCCCAGTTTGTGCTCGTAACCGGAAACGCTGAAGCCTGGGTCGTCCTTGTTCACCATGAACGCAGAGATGCCGCGTGCGCCAGCCTCCGGATCGGTCACGGCCATCACGGTGTACCAGGTGGACTTACCACCGTTGGTGATGAAGCACTTGGAGCCGTTAATAACCCACTCGTCGCCGTCGCGGACAGCGCGGGTCTTCATCGCGCCGGCGTCAGAACCAGCCTCGCGCTCCGTGAGCGCGTAAGAGGCCATCGCACCGTTAGCAATATCTGGCAGCACTTCCTTCTTCAGCTCCTCGGAGCCCTGCAGGATCAGGCCCATGGTGCCCAGCTTGTTCACAGCCGGGATGAGGGAGGAAGAACCACAAACGCGGGCAACTTCTTCGATGACGATAACTGCTGCGAGGGAGTCGCCACCCTGGCCGCCGTACTCCTCCGGAACGTGGATAGCGTTGAAGCCCGCGGCGTTCAGAGCCTCTAGGGCCTCCTGCGGGAAGCGCTCTTCTTCGTCAACGTCCTTGGCGTGCGGAGCGATCTGCTGCTCAGCCAGGTCGCGGATAGCCTCGCGCAGTGCGAGGTACTCGTCGGGCAGACGGAATGGTTCGAAATCAGGGTTGAAGCCCATGGTTAATTCTTCGCCTCTCTAGCAGTGAAGTTGAGAACGTTCTTTCCCACCGAGTGTAATGCGCTCCGGCGATTCGGTGATCTGAAAGCGATATTTACATAAAGAACCTTACATACAGCTACGGCCACCCCCTCAGTACTCCCCTCCCCGGATACGGCCACATCACTTTCCGCTCACCATTCGGTAACAAAACGCCAATCTCATTGGCCACATACATACCTTGTGTTTACAGTGTTATCCATGAAGAGCCTTCGCCGTCGTCCGGTTATCTCCCGATCCCGCGCTCCCCGCTCCGCCCTGGCCGCGGGTGCAGCCGCCCTGCTACTTGCCGGTGGTTCACTCACCCTGACCGCCTGCGACGACGAGGAGACCACCCCCTCCAACGCAGCGTCTACTCAGGAATCCGCAGAGGAAAGCTCTGCCCAATCCCTCACTGATCACAGCACTGCCAGTACCGGCGCAGCCAACAGTAAGGCCGAAGACGGCTCCGTGGGCAAGGGCGGCATGTGTGCCACCAATGATCTAGAGATCACCACCGCCGACTCGCAGGGCGCAGCCGGCTCCACGCTGGTCAACGTCGTCTTTAAGAACACTTCCTCCAAGCCGTGCTCGATGCGTGGCTTCCCGGGCGTATCCATGGTCGCAAACCACAACGGCACCCAGCTGGGCAAGCCCGCGCAGCGGGAGAAGGACGTGCCCAGCAAGGACGTAAAACTCGACCCCGGCGCATCGGCCATCGCGCCCATAAAGATCACTCAGGTTGGCGCCCTGGATCCGCAGGAGTGCAAGCCCCAGGATGCTGACGGCCTGCGCGTCTACCCGCCGGAGCAGACCAAGGCCGCCTATGTGCCGATGAAGAACCTGGAGGGTTGTTCCGGGGAAGTCGAGTACCTGTCGGTGCAGCCCGTCAGCATGGGCGATCACAGCGGCCAGGCCGGCACCGGCCAAGGCGACCAAGACGGCGAGTAGCGCCGCCCACAAGCCCACGCCCCACCCACCGTGTCTTTACTCCACAGCTCTTCCCGCACCGCACCCCGCCGGTTCACCGCATGGCTGGCTGCGGTGGCTTTGCTCTCCCTCCTCGTCCGTGGCCTCCAGCTGGGCCAGCGCACGTTCTACTGGGATGATTTCCTCATCCCTGCTACCTTCAGCGGCGGTTCCCTCGGCGACTATTTCGCCAGTTACGATGGGCACCTCATGCCGGCTTCCGCACTCGTGCAGGTGCTAGCCCATCGAATTGCGCCGCTCAATTGGTGGCTCCCCGTCACTGTGCTGATGCTGCTCAGCGCCCTCGCCGCGGCACTCTGGGCGAAGGTGTGCGTGCAGCTCGCCGGCCGCAGCCTCGCCACCCTGGGGCTTTACACCGCGCTCCTTTTCAGCCCTTTCCTCATGGACGCCGCCGGTTGGTGGTCTGCAGGCATCAACGCGCTGGCCTGGCAGATCGGCATGGCGGGATTCATGGTGTGCCTGCTCTCCGCGCGCCGGTCTCTCCCCCGCTACTCCTTGTGCGCCACCGGGTTTCTGCTTTTAGCCCTGCTGTTCACGGAGAAAGCCCTCACGATCGTCCCGGCCGCCCTCGCCCTCGCTGTGCTGGCAGGCATGGCCCGGCGCGACATCGCCCGCTTCTTCGCTGCGCCCGGCGCGCTCTTTGTCGTCTGGTCGCTGCTCTTCCTCACCCTCTCACCTCTGCCGCGCGAGGAGTCGAATAGCCAGTCGCTGTGGTCGGCGCTGCCCAATAGCCTGTTCGCCACCGTGATCCCCGGCGCGCTGGGTGGTCCGTTGTCGTGGGATCGTTGGTCGCCCTCCAGCACTTTCGCCACCGCTCCGACGTGGTGGAGTGTCGCCAGCGCTATCCTGCTGCTCGCCCTCGCCGCTTTCTGGCTGCGCCGCGATACTCGCCACCGTCTTCTCGGCCTGTTCCTGGTGCTCGGCTATCTGGCCGCCATCTACATACTGCTTGGCCGCGCCCGCAACAGCACCGGCACCTCTGGTCTGCTACTTTCCTCTATGCACTACTTCGCGGACTGGTTTACCTTCGCCGTGCTGGTGGTAGGTTGTTGCTCCCTTTCTTATGGACGCCCCCACGTCGCCAACCGCCCCACCCCCAGCTTCGCGGCCGCGCGCTCCCGCTGGGTTGGGGTGGGCGCGATTCTCAGTGCTGTGGCCATCAGCATCGTCTCTACCTACACCTGGGTTGGCACGTGGAGCAATGACCGGACCGCCGACTACCTGGCCAACCTGCGCACCTCCACGAAGTTGGACGGTTCGGGGGAACCGCCGCAACTGCTGGATCAGCCGGTTCCGCTGGACATTCTCACCCCGGTGGTGCACCCCTACGACCGCGTCTCCGCGCTGACTGGCCAGCCCGCGGCAACGCAGGTAGACGAGCCACCACGGATCATCGACGAGTCGGGGAAGATTGTGGATGCGGAGGTGGTGGCGTCCGCAACAAGCACCGCAGGTAAAGAACCCGAGTGCGGGGTGCGCATCGCCGCGGGGCACTCCCAGGCTATCCTGCTGGATAACGCACTGCCGTTCGGGGATTGGACGTGGCAGCTGAACGCGACAGCCAGCACGGATATGACGTTGACCATCACCACCCCCAACGGGCTCGAGGATGCCAAGGAGACCAAGAGCCGTGCCGTCGATGTACACCTTGGCACGGAGCTCAAGCCCCGCTGGGTGCGGGTTTCCGGTGGTGGCGGAATCCTGCTGGTGCGAGCAGAAGCGGATTCCGGTGCATCTGACGAATACGTCTGCATCGGGGCGGGTGGCATCGGTCCGCTGGTGGCGAAGGCGGACTAAAGCTGGGATAGCTGGAATAGTGTGCCTTTCCGTACCGTTGAAGGTGCTTAGGAACGAACCAAAACGCACTTCTAGGAGGCGCTGACAGATGTCGACCCAGAACGCACGGAACGCACAGAACGTCATGATCCTCGGAGGCCACGGCAAGGTGGCGCTGCTGGCGTCTCCGAAACTTGTAGAGGCCGGCCACACGGTCACTTCCGTGGTGCGCAACCCCGATCACGTGGCAGACGTGGAGGCCACCGGCGCGAAGGCCGTGGTGCAGGACATAGAGCAGCTGGATGTGGCTGGCTTCGAGAAGCTTTTCGCCGATCAGGACGTGATCATCTGGTCCGCGGGTGTGGGCGGTGGCGACGATGAGCGCACCCTCCGTGTGGACCGCGATGCGGCGATCCGCTCCATCGACGGCGCCGGAACCAAGCGCTTTGTCATGGTCAGCTACTTCAATTCTCGCGCCGATCACGGTGTGCCGGAAGACCACTCGATGTTCACCTACTGCGAGGCGAAGGCCGCCGCGGACGACCACCTGCGTGCTTCTTCCACCAAGTGGACGATCGTCGGCCCGTCCGCGCTGACGATGGACGAGCCGACCGCTAAGATCGAAACACGCTCCCCGAAGGCTGATGGCACCGCCAACGGCGACGACACGCTGCAGGCCAGCCAGGTCTCCCGCGCCGACGTGGCCGCCGTCATCGCCGAGGTTGTGGATCGCCCGAACCTGGTCGGCCACTTCATCGAGTTCAACACGGGCGACACCCCCATCACCGAGGCGCTCGACGCACACGCCGAGAACCAATCGGCTTAAGAGAAAGAGAATTTCATGGCAGCTGGCCTTGCGGCACTACTAGACGACATTGCGCTTATCGCTAAGAAAGCCGCGGCCACGACGGATGACGTCGCTGCCATCGCCGGGCGTACCTCGACGAAGGCGGCTGGGGTTGTTATTGATGACGCCGCCGTCACCCCGAAGTTCGTCGCTGGGGTATCCCCGGCGCGCGAGCTGCCGATCATTTGGAAGATCACCAAAGGCAGCCTCGTCAACAAGCTGATTATTATCCTGCCGATCATCTTGCTACTGAGTTGGCTGCTGCCCGGCGCGCTGACTCCCCTGCTGATGCTCGGCGGATTCTACCTTTCTTTCGAAGGCGCTGAGAAAGTCCTGGAGAAGGTAGGTCTGGGTAGCCACGGCGAGGGAGAATCAGACGATGGCGATGAGGAGAAAGACCAGTCCGAAAGCGCACTGGTGCGCGGGGCGATCCTCACCGACCTGATCCTCTCTGCGGAGATCATGGTGATTTCCCTGAACGAGGTTGCCGACCAGCCACTTTTGACGCGCGCCCTGGTGCTGATCCTGGTCGGCCTCATAGTCACTTTCGCCGTCTACGGCGTGGTGGGCGTACTCATCAAGATCGACGACATCGGACTTGCCCTCGCCAACAAGGAAGGCGTCAGCAAGGGGATGAAGAAGTTCGGCCTGTTCCTGGTCAAAGGAATGCCAAAACTGCTGACCGCCATCGGCATCATCGGCACCCTAGCCATGCTGTGGGTCGGTGGACATATCCTGCTGGTTGGCTTCGATGAGCTGGGCCTGCACTGGCCTTACCAGGCGGTGCACCACGTGGTGGAGAACTTTGAGCACCTCGGGGGCGCGGTAACCTGGCTGATGGAGACCGGTTTCAGCTTGCTGTTCGGCCTGCTAGTCGGCGCACTCATCGCCGTGGTGGTCGGCGGGGTAAAGAAACTGCGCGCCCGCTAAGCGCTGCAGGTGCGCTACACATGTAAATACAGAATTCCGCTAGAAGCCTAAGGAGGCTCACCTCTTGTCTGCGAAGGACGTAGCCCTCGTGCTCGAGGGCGGTGGCATGCGCAACAGCTACACCGCCGCCTGCATCGACCAGCTGCTGGAGCACAATATCGAGTTCGGCTGGGTCGGCGGCATCAGTGCCGGAGCTTCCCATACCGTGAACTTCCTTTCTGGCGATAGGAAGCGAGCCCGCGAGTCCTTCGTGGAATTCGGTGGACACCCAAAGACCGGCGGGTTCAAGTCCCTACTCAAGGGCACCGGCTACTTCAACGCGGAGTACATTTACGAGACCGCTGGCGCACCCGGCAACGATCTGCCCTTCGACTGGGAAACTTTCCAGCGTTCGAACTCCCAGGTATGCATCGGCGCGACCCGTGCGGATAACGGCGAGACAGTCTATTGGCGCCGCGAGGACATCAAAGACCTGCCGGATCTCATGCGCAAGGTCCGCGCCAGCTCTACCCTGCCGGGCCTCATGCCCGTGCCCACCATCGACGGGGTGGATTATGTCGATGGTGCCCTCGGAGATTCCGGTGGCCTGCTGATCGATGCCGCCATTGAGGATGGCTTTGAGAAGTTCCTGGTGCTGCGCACCAAGCCCAAGGGCTACGTCCGCCCCGCGCTACGGAGCCCAAAGCTAGTTAAGTCACTACTACGCTCTCGCCCGGCCGTAGCCCAGGCAATGATCGACCGGCCGCCGAAATACAACCTAGCCTCCGACAAGATCGCGGAGTTAGAGGCCAAGGGCCAGGCGTTGGTGTTCTACCCGGAGAAGATGAACGTCAGCAATACCGAGCGCCGGTTGGAACGCCTGAAGCAATCCTGGAGCGACGGGTTGGAGCAGACCAAGCGCGAATGGGAAACGTGGATGGAGTTTCTGGGCGAATCTAAATGATGCTCAGCAAACCCAGCACGATGAGCATCGCCGCCACCACATAGCCCGCCAGCGCCACCATCTGTTCCTTTCTATGGCGTAGCCCATCGATGAACCGAGCCAGTGCGCTTTCCGGCTTACGCAGAACAAAGCCCAGCGCCAGGCCAGACAGCGCCGGCAGGCTCAGCGCGAGCGTGGCATAGAGGAAGACCGCAAAGTATTTCGCCGCAGAGCTGATTCCCACGGTGCTCAAGTACGCCAGGCCAGCAAAGAAAGGCGCGGACGTCGCGGATTGGACGATTCCCAGGGCCATGCCCGAGAGGAAGGTCCCCCACGACGCTCGGCGGAGGGGGCGGGCCAGACGATTGATCATGGGGGTGGGATCGCCGCCTCGTAGCGTCAAGAAGGCACTTAGAAGACCCACCGCAATGAGGACCAGACCAAATATCGGCGAGGCCAAGGCGGTCTGCACGGCATCCGAAATCCCGTTGAACAGCAGCAACACAGCCAGCGACAGCAGGAACACTCCGAACCAGTCCCCCGCCACCAGCACTGCGGCGATGGGCGCGTAGCGGCGCGGCTTCGGGTGCATCACCGCGACAGCGAAAAGCACGCCGATGAGCAGCACGTTGACGGAATCGGCCAACGCGAAGCTCACGGCGTGCAGCATGCGGGGGATCCTTTCGGTGGCTCCCACAGCACCTGAACGATCTACCTAAACAATCTTGGGTCAGGGCGCGGGAAGGAGGGGGTGGAACTCTAGCGAACTCTAGCGAACCTTCCGGCCGTGAACAAGGAAGTACACGGCGGCGCTGACCGCGACCAGCCCGGCCAGCATCGTGTACATCGCCTGGTAGCTGGTGGCAGAAACGATCATGCCCAGCAGGATCGGGCCGAAGCCCACGCCGACGTCCAGCAACAAGAAGAGCGTGGAAATGCCCGCGCCCATCTGGTGGGGCTCGACAGCCTTGACGGAGATCGCCTGCGCGGCTGGCATTAGCGAACCATAGCCCAAGCCCGTCAGTGCACCGGCCAGAACCACCATCCAGTCCTGAGTAGAGAACGCGAGCACAACCAGGGCGATGGCGAAGGTAACCAAGCCCAGGTAGATCACAATGTTGTCGCCCTTCTGGTCCTGGATCTTGCCCAGAACGAAGCGCATCACGAGGGTCACCAGTGCATAGGCTAGGAAGAAGTATTTGGCGCCGGTGACCAGGTCGTTGTCCTCGGAGTAGCTGTTCAGGTAGGTGATCACACCTGCGTAGCACACACCGACCAACAGCATAAAGAAGCCGATGGGGGCAACCTTCGGGTGCACGATAGCCGAGAGGCTAAAGGTCGGACGGTGGTGGTGCGCATCCGCGCCCTTGGGCTCTGGGGAACGCACCAGCAAGGACAGCAGGAAGGCCACGATGGACATGCCCACCACGACCTGGAACATGGTGGTGTAGCCGACGGAGCCCACCAGCCATAGCCCCAGCGCCGGGCCGATCGCGGTGGCCAGCGTGGTACCCAGAGCGAAGTAGCCGGTTCCCTCCGCGCGGCGTGCATTGGGAATCACGGACTGGGCGACGGCCATCACTGCGGTGCTGGCGAAGGCATAACCGATGCCGTGGATAATGCGCACGGCGATCAGCAGCCCCAGGGAGTTTGCGGGAATGTAGAAGGCACAGGTCACGATGACCAACACCAGTGCGGTGAATAGCACTCGCCGCCGCCCCACCGCGTCGACGAAAAACCCCGAAAAGACGCGCGCCCCCGTCGCGCCGATAACGAAGGCACTGGAGGCCAGGCCCGCGCTCGCGTTATTGGCCGCGAATTCTTTGACTGCGTAGCCAGCCATGGTCGTCACGAGGACGTAGAAGATCATGAACTGGGCGAAGTTTACTAACCATGCAAAGACAAAAGCCGGTGTTACAACCGGCTCTTTCGTTGGTGCGGACGTTAGGAACACCTTCTTCATTTAATTGTTTTTATGTTTTATACCGCGGAGCACGTTACCAAACATCTGCAGCCTCGGTGAGACAGGGGCCACTTTTCTGTGTTCTTTCTTTCGCGCTTTCTTTGGGACGCCCCTACGCATCCAGCTCGCAATCAGGCATCAGGCAAGCACCACTCGCTCCCCCACGCTTGGCCTCCAATACGCCGCCTCAGCTGCGGTGATGGACTTAAACTCTCGCGGCGTGATCTGAGACAGGGCGTCAATATAAGAAGGAACAACATCCCGCGGCAACCTTAAACCAACCGTGAGGTGCGGAACCCAACGTGGGCCGCGACCGTCTGGGTTGAGAGCACTGAGCTCGCGGGCGGCGTTTTCCAGCTCGTCCGTGGCTTCGAGCAGCCACGCCACCGTCTGTTTCTTTCCTGTGCCGAAGACGACCACGCCCCGGCGGCTAAGCTCCGAGGGCACGGCGGATGGCAGGATCTCGCGGGCGCGCTCCACGACGTGCGGGGCCATATTCGGAGAGAACGTGACCGTGATGTGCGGAGTCTGCCGCTGTCGCGGAAACCCGCGGGCTGCGAGCTCGTCGAAGATGCCGCGGACGGTGGCGGCCTGCTCGTCGGGCAGGTTCAGCAGGATGTTCTCAGGGGAATTGACGGACATTGTTCTCTATCCTAGCTGGCTGCGCCGAGACCACCGGCGCGTCGCGTTGCCCGGCGGCGCGCTACCCTGCGTCGCGTCGCCCGGCGGCGCGCTACTTGAAGGACACGTACTCCGGAAGGTCAGCAGGCTTTTCCAACGGCTGCTTCTTCGGGTTCATGTCCAGCCCCAGCTCCTTGGCGAATACCAGGCGGGTGGACTTGTAGACTCGCTCGTCGGCCTCGTCCAGCTCGAACACGCGGGCGCCGCGCAGGGTGTGCATGGACCAGGTGCCGTCCTTCAACCCATAGGGGCCGAAACCGGTTCCCGGGCAGTAGCCCAGTTCTACCCCGAAGTAGTTGCCGTTGAAGGTGTTGATGTGGTCGTGGCCGCAGTAGATACCCAGGACGTCGCCGCGCTCGCGGACGGCGGAGTAGATGCCGGGGTTGAAGGCGCCGACGTAAACGTCCTCGTTCTTCACGCCCTCGATGCCGTGGCGCTTCTTGGCCTCGCCATGCTTGATGAGGTCGTTATTGTATGGCCCGCCGAACCACATATCGCGGTGCTCGTAGGTCGGGATGTGGAAGTACATCAGGCCTGGAATCTTCTTGCCGTAGCGCTCTTCGTAGCCCCGGGAGGTATCGCGGTACCACTGGATTTGGTCGCTGTGGATGTAGTCGTAGCCGGGGATCTCCTTGGTCTCCTGACCCGCCAGTTCCTCGCCGATGTAGTTCCCGGAATCCAGCAGCCAGATGGCGAATGCTGGGTTCGGGTTTGCGTTGCCCTGAACCAGCAGGGATACGTTGGATTCGCCGTGGATCGGGTCGTCCGCGACGTTGAGGTTGTACTTGTACTTGCGCACGAAGTTCAGCAGCGCGATCTCGTCGGCTTGAGTGCCGTCCTCCATGGAGTCTTCGTCGTGGTTACCGAAGGTGATGGCCCATGGGATCTTGCGGGACTCCATCGGCAGCACCACATTGTTTACCGCCTGGAATGCCTGTTCGGTGGTTTTGGGGCCAGAGGAGATCACGTCACCGTTGATCAGCGCAAAGTCCGGCTTCTCCTGGTCCAACACCTTGCCCATGAACTCGATGGTGCGGCGATCAGTGAGGTGATCGTCTTGAGTGTCATTGAACTGGACGATCTTGAACTTGCCGTCGCCGTTGAACTTCAGCGGCATGTCCGCGCCGCCGTTGTTGTCGCCACCGCCGTTTCCGCGCCCCGGGCCGAAGCTGGATCCGGCCAGCGAGCCTGCTGACGAGTTCCACGCCTGTGCCTGCGCTGCTGGCGCAAGTGCAGCGGTGACGCCCAACGCTCCGGTTCCCGCCAGGAAGTTACGGCGGTTCACATTGAACTGCTTGGGCGCATTCTGGCCTTCCAGCTGCTGCGATTTTTTAGATGAATTACTAGACAAGGTAATTGAGTTCCTTTTCCTGCGAGAATTGAACTTCCACAAGCTATCGGCCGCAGGTAAGCGCAAGGTTTCCTGAAGATGAATTCATAACAACTTCGCGTCTTCCCTCTCCACCGCTTGACCACTTCGCTTGACCTTGCCGTTGCGGCAACCGAAAGGATGTAGCCCATGACCGAATACACGATTGGTGATGCTGCAGATTTTTTGGGTGTGACGCCCAAAGCCCTGCGCCATTGGGATTCCATTGGGCTACTCAGCCCACAGTGGCGCACACTGGGCGACTACCGCCTCTATACCGAGGAAGATCTGCGCGTCGGCGCGGCCATTGTGCTGTACCGGGACATGGGTTTCAAGCTGGCGGAGATTCCCGACCTGATTGAAGCGCCTTCCGACGCTGCCCTTGACCGTGCCCTCCGCGCCCATCGGGAAGCCTTGGCGCGCAAGCGCGACGAGGTGGAGAGCCAATTGCGTGCGGTCGAGGATTTGATAACAACAACCCGAGTGGAGGGATACACCATGGAACAAATGGACAAGATCAAGCAGTACTTCGGCGAGCAGATGCCCGCCTACCAGGAGGAAGCTCGCGAGCGTTGGGGCGACACCCCTGAATACCAGCAGTCCCAGGAAAAGCTGGCCTCTATGGGTGACGGCGACTTCCAGGAGGTTAAGGCCAACCACGACCGCTTCGTGGCGGATCTGGTAGCTGCCCGAGATGGTGGCGTCACCCCCGATAGCGAAGAAGCACAAGAACTCGTGGAGCGGCACCGCGCAACGATTAACCAGTGGTACGAGGTTACGACCTCGCGGCAGCTGATTCTGGCACGGATGTACGTGGACGACGAGCGTTTTGCCGAGGCATACCAGGGCGCACAGGATTACCTGCTTTCGCTAGTGGAACACCGTGCGAAGCAGGAGGGAATCACCAATCCCAGCTGGGATGACTAGCTAGGGTTGCTACGATTGCGCCATGAAAGGCTACCGCACCGGAGAACATGCACTGGCGATCTACTTATCCTCCATTGCAGGATTCGTAGATACGCTGGGCTTTTTGTATCTGGGAGGGTACTTCCTGTCGTTCATGTCGGGTAACACCACGCGCCTGACTGCGGCGGTCAATGCGGGGAAATGGGACGTCGCGATGACGGCTGGCGGGGTCATGGCGCTGTTCCTCATCGGCGTGGGAATTGGGGCGCTTATCAGTCAACTCGGGCGGCGCTATTTGCCCCCGACGCGCACGCGCGAAGCGATTCTTCTGTTTATCTGCACCACCTCAACGATTGCCTCCGTACTGGTCTTAACCGGGCACGAACAGTTGGCGGTGTACAGCCTGTCATTCACCGTGGGCGCTATGAATTCCACGTTCGAGCGCGACGGCGAGGTGAGCATTTCCCTGACGTACATGACGGGCACGCTGGTGAAGATGTCTCAGCGGTTCGTGGCCGCACTCTTCGGTGGCCCGCACTTGGATTGGCTCCGCTATTTCGCTCTGTGGATGGCGCTAGCCTGCGGGGCACTCCTGGGCGGCTGGATGTATGTCCAGGTGGGTCTGCACGCGGTTCTGGTGGTGACGGGCATGCTGTACGCGGGAACCGTGACTGCACTGGTGTACCGCCAATGGCGGCGCAACCGTGGGCTGGCGGTTTAGCGCTAGTGGACTAGAGCTCCCAGGGGTTCAAATTGAGCATCCTCGCGGCTCGAAGTCCATCCGTTCGTCCTCGAGGTCAATGTCCTCTTCCATTTGCAACCGCGAAGCCCAGTCTTCATTCGAGCCGGAGATCTTCCTGTAGTCATCAATGGAAAGCAATACGAAGGCCGGCTCACCTCGATCAGTAATAACAACTGGCCCCTCACCGGCCTTCCTTTTCGCGTAACTCACATCCTGATGGAACTCACGCGCGCTCACGCTAGTCA is a window encoding:
- a CDS encoding 2'-5' RNA ligase family protein, producing the protein MSVNSPENILLNLPDEQAATVRGIFDELAARGFPRQRQTPHITVTFSPNMAPHVVERAREILPSAVPSELSRRGVVVFGTGKKQTVAWLLEATDELENAARELSALNPDGRGPRWVPHLTVGLRLPRDVVPSYIDALSQITPREFKSITAAEAAYWRPSVGERVVLA
- a CDS encoding YoaK family protein is translated as MKGYRTGEHALAIYLSSIAGFVDTLGFLYLGGYFLSFMSGNTTRLTAAVNAGKWDVAMTAGGVMALFLIGVGIGALISQLGRRYLPPTRTREAILLFICTTSTIASVLVLTGHEQLAVYSLSFTVGAMNSTFERDGEVSISLTYMTGTLVKMSQRFVAALFGGPHLDWLRYFALWMALACGALLGGWMYVQVGLHAVLVVTGMLYAGTVTALVYRQWRRNRGLAV
- a CDS encoding metallophosphoesterase family protein, translating into MSSNSSKKSQQLEGQNAPKQFNVNRRNFLAGTGALGVTAALAPAAQAQAWNSSAGSLAGSSFGPGRGNGGGDNNGGADMPLKFNGDGKFKIVQFNDTQDDHLTDRRTIEFMGKVLDQEKPDFALINGDVISSGPKTTEQAFQAVNNVVLPMESRKIPWAITFGNHDEDSMEDGTQADEIALLNFVRKYKYNLNVADDPIHGESNVSLLVQGNANPNPAFAIWLLDSGNYIGEELAGQETKEIPGYDYIHSDQIQWYRDTSRGYEERYGKKIPGLMYFHIPTYEHRDMWFGGPYNNDLIKHGEAKKRHGIEGVKNEDVYVGAFNPGIYSAVRERGDVLGIYCGHDHINTFNGNYFGVELGYCPGTGFGPYGLKDGTWSMHTLRGARVFELDEADERVYKSTRLVFAKELGLDMNPKKQPLEKPADLPEYVSFK
- a CDS encoding type II toxin-antitoxin system Phd/YefM family antitoxin, with the translated sequence MTSVSAREFHQDVSYAKRKAGEGPVVITDRGEPAFVLLSIDDYRKISGSNEDWASRLQMEEDIDLEDERMDFEPRGCSI
- a CDS encoding MerR family transcriptional regulator translates to MTEYTIGDAADFLGVTPKALRHWDSIGLLSPQWRTLGDYRLYTEEDLRVGAAIVLYRDMGFKLAEIPDLIEAPSDAALDRALRAHREALARKRDEVESQLRAVEDLITTTRVEGYTMEQMDKIKQYFGEQMPAYQEEARERWGDTPEYQQSQEKLASMGDGDFQEVKANHDRFVADLVAARDGGVTPDSEEAQELVERHRATINQWYEVTTSRQLILARMYVDDERFAEAYQGAQDYLLSLVEHRAKQEGITNPSWDD